tttatttaatgattttcatgtaataatttgtaaaagaCGAAACGTTAATAATGTTTACCTCactacatatacatatatgtaacttttaagtacaaaaatatacatgagaatgttagattatggataaaattaaaaatttatgtaactttttttgtttaactCAGCATTTTCTAGTTCACACCTTAATGGAAAGAGGTCAGGTGTAAAGCGAAAGTTTTCGGagggggtgtaaatgtaattttataacttttttggGGGGAAATGTAGTTTAGCATTTTCAAAAgggtttaagtataattaattctaattacaaatacctacttgttgtttaaaaattacaaataccctcaTAGAATTAACgagtatttaataaatacccGCTTGTGACAACCCATTataggggtatttgttagatggctgttaatactaacaaatatttgtaatttttcaaacaataactaagtatttaataacaattatgataattttaagagAGCATGCTATAATTTACCTTGTTAGTATGTAGAAACGAACAATGATGTGATTCATTTTGATTATcaatataacattaaattttacaaaaaagtaGAGGATCAACATCATATGACGTATGAAATGTAATAGATCTACCTCCAAAGATATTAAAATCGgtaaaaaattcttgaaataaaaaagctATATAAACTCCTAAATTTTTAGCAAAAAACAATGGGACCCACAATGCCCCGGTGGAATTGATACCTGTCTCAACTTATTTCTAACCCAACCAAACCTAAATTTGGTGGGTCTAACCCACAAAActcgaatttttttctttaaaaaaaattaagattattgctttttaatatctaataaattattattatgtaaaaaatataatttattttataaatatgtgtattatatttgaaataaattaaatttataaatgttatggGGGAGGGGTCCATAAAATAAACTCATTCTTAGATCAAGAATCGATTATTTAGACTCAAACTTACCCCATTCAGCATTCAGGACAGGTCCCATCCATATTCAGGACAGAATcgatttcttttactttttgttagaaaaacaAGTAGAAATGTAAGGATTCACAAACAagtcaaataaagaaatttaatgcAGGAAAAGCATTGGTATATCATGCAGAAATGGCATAACATAttattaagggataattatatttttctcctctgaaatttggtgaaattatacgtaaattttctgtggttttaaaaaatatatctaccatccttaaagtttgttttcatctaacaaataagtcatttcGTTAGTCAacattcactgaatttgctgatattaaaaaaaaagaaaagaataaaaattaatatttaccatcgattgacttattaataacttattgcaggtcaaacaatttgtACTTAActaaattactcttataatGGTCaaaatatacctcatcacatgcattaatacgTGAAGACATATGAGACAAATTTggccataaaaaattttatttgacttacAATAGATTAGTACTAAGTCAATTGGGGtactatatgtatatatatattatatttctttttttattaatatctataaatttgttaaattttgactatcgaatgaacttatttgttaaacggaAGCAAATTTCATGGGTTCTAGAGTAATTTTCATACTACAAGgagtttatgtgtaattacaccaaacctcacgggaggaaagtgtaattatccctattattAATGGATACGGAGACGGAATCAATCACTGAATCAGAATCAGAAACCAAACTATGTGTCGAATACAAAAGACCTGACGATTTTGATACGGACTTCTATCAATTTGAAATGGAACCAGAGATAGATTATATCGGAAAAATCACAGATTCGGAAATGGAAATGGAGACGGACCTTTGCCGAAGTAATGGATTTAGAGACGGATTCCACCAACCATTtcgaaaaacaaaaatttcagtAGCAGAATCCACAATataactttcaatttttctctAGATACGGTATGTCGGCTGCAGTGATCGGTTCCAAAGCAACACAAAGGTACATTGATAAAGgttgcaaaaaagaaaatcttttaagattttatacgcatgtatttatgtaaaaagtgCAGCatggaaaataatattaatttgtaataaaagttttgaaagGAAATTTAAAGTTAATCAATCTAGCTGCCATAAAAGCTGCTTCGGATCCTCTTTAATTTACACGATTAATCTTACGTCCAATTCATATTGCTGAAACCTTACGACCGATATACATGTACCGAGCATCAACAAAGACTAATACCCTCATCGGGATGTTTCAAAAGGcgatatttttttcaagtcAAGAATGACAGGAACTATGTCATATTCCCCTCTAAGGATTTTAGGTACCATCGTTTGAGTCGTACTGAAGTTATCAATACCTGCAAATGATGCGTGAGTTAAACAATGTTGTAAGAAACAGATTAATATAAGGACTTAATCAATTCCCATGTTTTCGACTAGAAATCGTGCATGTTTGTACCTCTTCATCCCAGTTTGCTCTCCATATCATGAAGCTAAGTGCAAGTGTTTCAGTAACAACTCCACTGACCATTCCAATCCATATTCCCTGTGAAGTCCAATACCAACTTGAGATATATGTAACGAAGCCgtcttatatgtatattattggTTAGCATGACAACGGTTGCTCTCATGATGAGTCTATGTACAGTCGAAAGATTATGTTTGGTTGTGGATAGATGGTGAACTTCTAGCCAAATTGGGTTTGGCCGAAcctgaaccaattatatgataagtgtaatacacttgCCGTGTGATTAGTGTACAGTTTAggaaaagtgaccaatcacatatCATACACTTGCTATATGATTGGTTTGATTTGGCCAAATCTGGTTCGGGTAAGAATTTTCCTAAATAGATGTGTCACCTTCACTTTGAAGCTGAAATACATATCCAAGAATGGCGCCAATTGGTAGTCCAATGATATAGAAGCAAACAAGGTTAATAATTGCGGCTTTCGTCTGCAACCCTGCTCCAACCGCCACACCTGGACAGTAAACAAAGGCAGATGCAGACGGGAAAAAGTAAGAATGATATGAACTGTACGATGAGTATACCTCGGACGAGTTCTAGaggtttttcttcttgaatcaTTGTATATAACACTAAAATATTCATGTAACCGAAGGATATAACATTGATGAACCTGAGAGAACAGGGTAAATGGTGTTGAGCAACATTGAGAAAGCAAGGAGATGAGAGAGGTCCGACACGGTCCGTGCCACTTCCTCTTCGTTCGTGAACAAGTAACCAAGTTTGTTACCAAATACCAAGCAAAGAATCCAGAACAACAGCCCTATCACAATTGATGTGCCCATCAATACTTTGATTGAGAACTTTGTAGCCTTAGCATCTCCTCTGCCTAGCTCATTTGCTACTCGTACCCTGTTCGGAAAATATACAACAACagatttatcgaatttgaaagaaagaaTATCCCCAAATGTTGCACGTACACTGATTTGAACAAGCAAACGCATATGTTGCAGACCCCATGATGCCAACACTGATCATGAATATCCAACCGAGGACATTGAGGCGGAAAATTTTTAACTTGAATCAGAAGTGATCTTCCAAATAGAGGAAAACACCAATTAAGACAATGTGTTGAAGGATGAGTTACCATATAGAGAAGGCGGATATGGAAGCCTCTGCATTTTTCATGTATCCAGCCAGTAAGACCAGAATTGCATAGTACCATAACTCCAAGCTATCATACACTTAAAACGACAGCAAACAAAAAGGCCTAGTCGAGTCTGGTCTTCTTTCGTATaacgaaaaaaattgtatgatGTAAAGATAGAGATTTACCAGACCATCAGACCAGAGGATATTGAGAGTTTCACTACTGGAAATATGTCCTTGAAGGCGGCGAAGGAGAAGCCTTTCCATGAGTCGGCGCACCAACCCCCGAAAATGTAGACAAATTCTCCGCAGGCCAAGAGCCAAGAAGATATGGATAGTGCAGCCATTGCTCCATTAGTCCCCCAATCCAGAACATAGACGAAAAGCCAAGACAAGGGAATGTGGACGGCAAACTGCATAACGGATAGCCAGGCGATGACCATGTTTTTCTGCTGTGCTTGCAGATACATTTGGATTGTTATGGAGAAAGCAATACTGTAGACAAATAGAATGAACCACAGAGAAACACGTCCTGCGGATTCAGCAATGTCGTTTTCCTCACCTAGTACACTAAAGATTGCTGTTCCAAAGATGAAAACTGGAAGTAAGATGGTTAGCGTGGCAAGATTGACCAACCATGATCGTTGCAGAAAAATACCCATCATGTGGTACTGTTTTGCTCCAAAGGCTTGCCCGCAAAGAGTTTCGGTTGCACTCGACATCCCAATCTGCAAGATGACAAGTAAAATCACCATGGAAAGGATAAATCTTGGAGATTCACAGAGATACTGAAGAAAAGCAATTGAAAAGGAGACTACATAATACAGATGATAGGTTACCGCAACATCACTTCAAATCATTTCACCCTCTGGACAAAAATGTATGTTAAACTCAACTTTTAGCGGCTAACATAATAGCTCCAAGGAGACTATTTGCATGAGTTTGTATATTTTAGATTGCTTATTATGTTAATACATATGTAAGAGTTTCTAGTTTGCGCTCCAGAATTTCGTTATATGTGATGCTTAGTAGCAGCAAAACTGCATAGATACGCACTTAGACCAATGAGTTCATACTTGAACACAAAGGGATACATATTGAATGCAAACTCACCACTATTCCATCCACAAAACGCTCACTTATGGTCTGAACGAGTGCATAACCAGCAAGATCCACTGAACTTATATGTCCATAAGATCCACGCTCACcactatttcatatttttctgtcATTagctaatttaaaatatgtaatattttataatatatgattaatttgaatataaaaaaaattaaaatttaaaaaataaaaaattggaaagcTGGCTAGCTAGCTTGCGATCTTATGAACGTAATATTTTgagctcgaactcgagctcgTTAAGAAGCTCCACTCAAGCTGTGGCCGGATTTTGACTCTTTAGAGGgtaaaatagttaataaatttgattttatcactttaattccttaaactcataaaattatcaacttaatcattttttacacaaaaaaataacctttttatattttttattttatatgttgtaattatcttatgtgaataataaaaattttgaaatcttgtgaacataataataatttactgcttaacttaaaataaaaagtcctTTCTTTTtagtagttaaaaaaattcaaaatttggaataaattttatagaatttatctaatataaaaatataataaaaaaacctaaggcaatatttttttattttaagagttAAAGATAAGTTTGAAAAAGTTAAACATTAAcgatatttattaaatgtttggGCTTTCGAACAAAAGTTGGTAGATTATGCTTTTTAACTAGATTCATTGGTGGATTTcactatataaaattcattttaagattttataaatatatattttctattttgtagAAAAAGATCTATAAAAATCTCTtaagatgaattttatatagatttaaaatccaccaaataatttaattaaaagtacattCCACCAATTTGTTTCCGAAAATCgtagttaatatttaataatattattaacatttaattttattagacatATCTTTAACTCCTAAGATTAAAAAACCAActtagattttattattatatttttaaatttgataagttttataaatttatttataatttttatattatttttcacttttgaaaataaaaaagaaagagactattttattttaagttaaccAATATGTCGATATTATGTTCACAAGAAttcaaagttttcatttttcatacaaaataattacatcataccatataaaaatataaaaaaaataattttctttctaaaaaatgactagtttgataattttacagaTTTAATGAACTaaagtgacaaaataaaacttaaattgatCTTTTTACCCTCCAAAAAGTCAAACTCCGACcatattttctctaaaaaatactCAGAAGGCCCAAATTGGAATAACAATTAAAGTTTAGGGatgttaaaatcaagaaatgaatatgagaaattaaaataattttaaatgaaaatttaaaggaccaaatataacatttatcttatttttaaattgaaatgtgttgacaaattattttcaacaaattttatatcCAAAAGTAGCTACAGCTTTAATTCGACCAAAGTTGTTCTTTAGATTTGGGATTCAAAATCAACTTCAAAGaatgtgcatttatttgaaaaaagtgtcaaaatattatatttagaaatcaaTTAATACATATCTCTTTTCTTGTCATATGTCAATATACTTAATAACGTTATTTAGTGTAAGAGGTCCTATAGCAAATTCgagtttttaatattcatactatgtaattatatagtcaaaattattgtattccaaactattttttttttgtatctcctttttaggaaataaattttatataaataaagctCCGAAGACTTATTCAACACGTGccttaatataatattttattattttataaatgtcgacatttttacaattttgtgaAATACATTCTGGGCAATACAAGACTAAAGATACCCACTATTTGCCTACTAATTTACACcttatttgtgtgtttttttatttttgaagtttctatgcataatatatacacacacttatatataaaatataatagaaaagaaatagatataacaataaataataatttttatctcccaaaaatacaatatttatatataaaagagatatgatttgacaataaacagtgatttttgtctcccaaatcccaacatcaaatttacaccacttattttaaaatattttaaattacctctaaaaggaaatcgaaacatacatataactatctccaacacatacttatttatctctattttgctctctttatctccaaaacacaaaataaaacactcaaaaaacaaaaccaaacacaatgattgttttctcttgatttgtcttgtatatagtatatatattataaccaAACATCACCAGAGACGAATGTGATAGAACTCGTGGCAAAAACCGATCTGTATGTACTAAACGTCAGCAAATTGTGCTCGGAATTTTTCAAGAGATGTTCTTTCCAACGAGAGCTAGTTCCAAGTTTTCCAAGTCAAGAATGAAGAACTAGTCTTCTTTTCCACTAAAGATTTCAGGTACCATCGTTTGAGTCGTGCTGAAGTTTCGATACCTGCAAATGATGAGTGAATTAAACGATGTGTTGCACATCAgttgaataaaatgaattaatgaattttggaCTAGATATCATGCATGTTTGTACCTATCCAAAACATTCTATAACATGAAGCTAAGTGCAAGTCCGATACCAATTTTAGATATACGTACGGTAACCATCTTATATGTGTATTATTAGTCTGTATGACATAATAAACTGCTACTATTTAACGATCCGAGTTGATCATTGGTAAATTATTAGTTATGGATAGATGTGTCAGCTTCAGTTGAAGCTGAAACACATATATCCAAGAACTGCTTGACTTGGTAGTCCGATCACATAGAAGAAGGGGGAAGAGGCTCAAAAGAGGGAGGCAAGTCTACATGAACTGTTTTGCAAATGGCTCCAAAATGTGGGATGCACAGACTATTGATTTATCGGTGGGTTTGGGcaacaaaaacaacaacattttAGTggaaatcattaattattttgttattactaattatatcaATGATTTAATTAGTCACTTGTACCTAACAACTTGGTTTGAATGTTCGACCTGTTTGCAACTTTAGTTTATTTTGAGTTGTTGGATAACATTTAGACTTGGTTGGTATTGTTATAAATTGTGGAAATAATTGTTAGTTGATATTGTGACTTACCTTGAAAAAGTTGTTGGTTGTGGAGTTTGTATGATGATATTATTAGGTCGTATTTGGATGCTATAATAAGCAGGacattaaattgaataaaaattcaaaaaacccgcaaaaatagaaaagctTATCAGAGACGCAAAACTGCAGCGATTTGGAGACGGAATTCGGCCGGAAAAGTTGCAGTTTTTAGAGACGATTAGCGGCTTTAGAGACGCGTTAGCGACGGTTGTACAGAGACGAAGTACTGTTTCAATGCCATTAACGTCAGAATCAGAGACGGCTTTCTGCAGAGTTAGAGACAATCTTTTCGTCTCATTCCCAAGCTGGAGGTCAGGGGTAGACTCATTGGAGAAAGAATCAGAACGGACATTTTCCGTCGTTCAGCCATATGGTCCTTCACTACAAGTGCTGCAACCGGTTTTCCTCATTTAATGTGACAGAAGATTTGGTTTCAAAGACAGAAAAATCCGTCTGTGAAATTCTGTTTTCTAGTAGTAAAATTGACATTCACAACCACCTTGATAGAAGaatgtgcatttatttgaaaaatgtatcaaaatattatatttagatatcAATGAATAGATtgcccatttttttttatacattttcttgagggattgtttttttttcctttttttggtaatctttcttttgttgtcATTATAATATGAtgctttatttgttttttacttGTCCTTTAATATGTTTACATACTTAACATTATTATgttgttttgtgtgtgttttatttttcatctctaTACTTAAACGTTTATTTAGTGCAAGAAAgctattctttttaaaatctCTTCTTCAGtataatcatttattattttatcaatattggGATTTTTACAATTTGTGAAACACATTTACTTTTTTCTCTTGATTTATCCctagtatattattttatacacaaaatatttatacataaaatgaaacacaagacaaaaactattaatttttaatgaaagattcgaaaagaaaatttaaagttaattaatgTGGCCCGCACGGCCAGAAAGAGCTGCTTAGGATCCTCCTGAATTGACGACACAATTAATCTTAAGTCCAATTCATATTGCTGAAATTTTGTCcttgaaattattatgtaaagaTTATCACCAGAGAGACAAACGTCTCCTCGGGTCAAAAGTTGATCTAAACATATTGATAAAGATTGATACGCTGGTCGGGAATTTTCAGAAGGCGATGTTTTTTCAAGTCAAAAATGAACGGAACTAGTCTTGTTGTCCTCTGAGGATTCCAGGTACCATCGTTTGAGTCGCGCTGAAGTTATCGATACCTGTAAATGATGAATGAATCAAAGAATGTTGTGTGTAATAGTTGAATATAATGGCTTAATTCCCTTATATGGGACTAGAAGTCATGCATGTTTGTTGTACCTCTTCATCCCAGTTTGTTCTCCATACCATGAAGCTAAGTGCAAATGTTTCAGCAACAACTCCACTCATCATTCCTAGCCATATTCCCTGTGAAGTCCAATACCAACTTGAGATATACGTAACGTAACCATCTTATATGCATAGTATTGGTCTGTATGACAACAGTTGCTCCCATGAAGAGACTACggtcaaaatattatgtcTCGACTGCTACTATTACACGATTTGCGTTGTATAGGGATAGATGTGTCACCTTGACTTGAAGTTGAAATATGTATCCAAGAACTGCTCCGATTGGTAGTCCAATTACATAGAAGCAAACAAGGTTAATAATCGCAGCTTTCGTTTGCAACCCTGCTCCCACCGCCACGCCTGACAGTAAACAAATGCAAACGTATACAGGTAAATGTAAAAACAATGCGTTATGGCATAACGTACACTGAACTATACAAAGAGTAAACAGATTAAACCTCGGAAGAGTTCAAGAGGTTTTTCTACTTGAATCATTGtatataatgttaaaaaatatcatgtaaCCATAGAACATAAGATTGATGAACCTGAGAGCACCGGGTATATGCCGCTGAGCAACACTGAGAAAGcgagaagaagagagaggtCCGACACGGTCTGCGCCACTTCCTCTTCGTTTGTGAACAAGTATCCAAGTTTGTCCCTGAATACCAAGCAAAGAATCCAGAAGAACACGGCTATGGTAACGGATGTGCCTATTAGTACTTTGATTGAGAACTTTGTTGCTTTAGCATCTCCTCTGCCTAGCTCATTTGCTACTCGTACCCTgttcagaaaagaaaacaacaacagattcatcgaatttgaaagaaagaaTATCCCAAAATGATGCGTGTTCTCTGATTTAAACGACCAAGACGTACACTGCAGACCCGAAGATGCCAAAACTGATCATGAATATCCAAGCAAGGACATTGAGGCTGAAAAGTTTTACTGTCAATCAGAAGAGATCTTCCAAATAGAGGAAAACACCAATTAAGACAATGTGTTGAAGGATGAGTTACCATATAGAGAAGGCGGATATCGAAGCCTCTGCATTTTTCATGTATCCAGCCAGTAAGACCAGAATTGCATAGTACCATAACTCCAAGCTACAAATAAAACAGCAAACGGAAAAGCATAATCGATCGTATTCTTCTTCCATGTAACCAAAAAATATGGATGCTGTAAAGATAGAGAGTTACCAGACCATAAGACCAGATGATATAGAGAGTTTCACTACTGGAAAAATGTCCTTGAAGGCGGAGAAAGAGAAGCCTTTCCATGAGTCAGGGCACCAACCCCCGAAGATGTAGATAAATTCTCCACAAACCAAAAGCCACGAAGATATGGATAGTGCAGCCATTGCTCCATTAGTCCCCCAATCCAGAACATAGACGAAAATCCAAGACAAGGGAATGTGGACGACAAGGTGCATAACTGATAGCCACGCAATGACCATGTTTTTCTGCTGTGCTTGCAGATACATTTGGATTGTCAAGGAGAAAACAATACTATAGACAAATAGAATGAACCACAGAGAAATGTTTCCTGCGGATTCAGCGATGTCTTGTTTCTCCCCCAGTAGATTAAAGATTGGTGTTCCAAATATGAAAGTGGGAAGTAAGACGGTTACCGTGGCTAGATCAACCAACCACGACCGTTGTAGGAAAATACCCATCATGTGGTATTGTTTTGCTCCAAAGGCTTGGCCACAGAGAGTTTCGGTTGCACTCGACATTCCAATCTGTGAGACAAGAAGTAAAGGCCCCACGGAAAGGATAAATCTCAGAGAGCTACTCAGACattcaagaaaaacaattgaaaaattgacTACAGAATACAGATGATTGGTTACTTAGCATCAGTTATCCAAATCTTTTCActtctgaaaaaaaatgtatgttaACATCAAATGTTAAACACAAGTTCTGTAAGTGTTTCTTGTTTGCTCTCCAGATTTATGTCAACGCACAGAAGCAGCAAAACTGCATAGACACGCAGTTAGACCAATGAGATCGAACTTGAATGCACAGAATTTTCACTGTTAACTTTAACTTAAAATCAGATCACACAAGTGCAATATAGAGGGATTCATATTGAACACAAACTCACCACTATTCCTTCCACAAAACGCTCGCTTATGGTCTGTACGAGGGCGTATCCCGCAAGATCCACTGCACTTATATGTCCAACGAATGACTGAGTCACGACTATCTTTCCGAATGAAGTCACCCTTGAAACAATACCTGGAAATGCAACCCTCCATATTTTCTTGGATTCTTCCCAAATCCTTCCCTTCAAGTCACTCTTTTCTTCTGCTGCAGTGCAAAGCAGACTCTCTTGCATGCCATTATCCATGCCCTGGAACAATCAATGAGGATGCCAAATTAGCCATCTGCACTAATTAGAAAACTATCCATCTATGGTCAAAAATCTAACACTACAAACACAGCTTTCTTTAACTCAAAAAGCTAACCTGATCAATAAGAAGCTGATCTTTTCAAGTTTAGTTTTCTCCTTCAAGTTTAGTACTATTTGACTGACATTTCATATCATTCTGCAAGcaagattataattaatgtgaatgagagaaaagagaaagccAAGTGTTTTACCAGAGAATTGATGATGACTGGAGAGAAGGTTGATGAAACAGGAGATCAGCAGCTACAAGAGATGAGCAAGAAAACTTATACCCAAATCCATGATCAACTTAGATTTTCCCTGAGCTACACAAATCTTTAGTGTATGTTAATATCGTTCAGAGttggatctatttgttagataataaCAAATGATAGGGGTATAGAtacaattttctaaattttgatggtGTCCATATGTAATCAAACCAAACCTCACAAAATGGCGATGTACTTATTGTTATGATCATATCAAGATTTAAACtgtaaaatcaagaattaaataCTCTCCAGTTTTATTTGGacaaatgaatttgaattttaacgaaaaatttgaattaaaaatgtatattaaaaaacaacaaGCAAACCAAAAACTGTTCTAAAATAAACTCATcctaatataaaattagatgaaacttacaactttttataattgtgggatttgttatatataaatgcaagaaggagattaattaatttctttaatacactgattaattaattaatcagcTTCTTAGTTGTTAATTACACTTGCATCGTTaacagtaattaattaaatgcaattttggtcctctaattATAGCCAAATCCcgttttagtcctttaacttgttagggtttggatttggttctccatgtattttaattgcttaattttggGACTTTTTTCGCCGGAAAATATCCAGTCCGCCGGAAAAGGTGGCCATGAACTTCAAATCTTTGGATCTCCGCACCACATTGATGAAAATAGCTGGGACTTGTCTCGTTAGACTCACAAGGAAGAGGCGAGTCGAACTGTGGTGGTCCACGATTGCCGTTTGTACGGACCGCGGCGAATTGACGCGAAAAGGCTGCGGCGGTGAAGGTGAAAGTCCAGTCTTTGTGGTGATCGAAACCTGAAATTGATTGAGGGTTTTTGTTCATCTTGAGCTTGGGAGTCGAATAGTATACGTGTCTCTCAGCAATTTTGAGTGACGGTGGTAGAATTTTAGAAAGAAGGTGGCGGTGAAACTAGGGCGAAAATGGATTGATTTTCCGACAAACTGAATACTTTTCCAGcaaaaaaaatcccaaaattgagcaattaaaatatatagaggaccaaatccaaaccctaataagttaaaggactaaaatgagaTTTGGCTatagttagaggaccaaaattacatttaatcctTAAAAACACATACATGTGAAGAGTCTGCAAGGattgtttttatctatttatttaattcgaATTAAGTCCATGGGCGGCTTTGATTTTTGACTTAgtctatcatatatatatatatatatatatatatagcatataGGACCATTCtgctccttttttttaattaggtATATCTGATGTAgattggtaaaaaatattaatttataatggtaaaaaaataatttaacatatataaggcacacattaaataaatgtaacCCACTGcatcataaaattttcaacactactataagtacaaaaaatattaattttttaaggcaAGACactatttctctttttcttgaaaacagCACCTCTTTCGAAAATCGCACTTCACCTGGTGTGCAATTATACCGTGGTACAATTTTCGATTTTATCcattagcaaaaaaacctcAATCACATCAACATCTTTGATTGTGGACTTACCACATGTTTTAGGTCAATTCCAACATAAATTTAACTATTCATTGTGTGTTATTAGTGGGCACATTCAA
The window above is part of the Sesamum indicum cultivar Zhongzhi No. 13 linkage group LG2, S_indicum_v1.0, whole genome shotgun sequence genome. Proteins encoded here:
- the LOC105155760 gene encoding protein DETOXIFICATION 24-like isoform X1; the protein is MDNGMQESLLCTAAEEKSDLKGRIWEESKKIWRVAFPGIVSRVTSFGKIVVTQSFVGHISAVDLAGYALVQTISERFVEGIVIGMSSATETLCGQAFGAKQYHMMGIFLQRSWLVDLATVTVLLPTFIFGTPIFNLLGEKQDIAESAGNISLWFILFVYSIVFSLTIQMYLQAQQKNMVIAWLSVMHLVVHIPLSWIFVYVLDWGTNGAMAALSISSWLLVCGEFIYIFGGWCPDSWKGFSFSAFKDIFPVVKLSISSGLMVCLELWYYAILVLLAGYMKNAEASISAFSICLNVLAWIFMISFGIFGSAVVRVANELGRGDAKATKFSIKVLIGTSVTIAVFFWILCLVFRDKLGYLFTNEEEVAQTVSDLSLLLAFSVLLSGIYPVLSGVAVGAGLQTKAAIINLVCFYVIGLPIGAVLGYIFQLQVKGIWLGMMSGVVAETFALSFMVWRTNWDEEVSITSARLKRWYLESSEDNKTSSVHF
- the LOC105155760 gene encoding protein DETOXIFICATION 24-like isoform X3; amino-acid sequence: MDNGMQESLLCTAAEEKSDLKGRIWEESKKIWRVAFPGIVSRVTSFGKIVVTQSFVGHISAVDLAGYALVQTISERFVEGIVIGMSSATETLCGQAFGAKQYHMMGIFLQRSWLVDLATQKNMVIAWLSVMHLVVHIPLSWIFVYVLDWGTNGAMAALSISSWLLVCGEFIYIFGGWCPDSWKGFSFSAFKDIFPVVKLSISSGLMVCLELWYYAILVLLAGYMKNAEASISAFSICLNVLAWIFMISFGIFGSAVVRVANELGRGDAKATKFSIKVLIGTSVTIAVFFWILCLVFRDKLGYLFTNEEEVAQTVSDLSLLLAFSVLLSGIYPVLSGVAVGAGLQTKAAIINLVCFYVIGLPIGAVLGYIFQLQVKGIWLGMMSGVVAETFALSFMVWRTNWDEEVSITSARLKRWYLESSEDNKTSSVHF
- the LOC105155760 gene encoding protein DETOXIFICATION 24-like isoform X2, which gives rise to MDNGMQESLLCTAAEEKSDLKGRIWEESKKIWRVAFPVDLAGYALVQTISERFVEGIVIGMSSATETLCGQAFGAKQYHMMGIFLQRSWLVDLATVTVLLPTFIFGTPIFNLLGEKQDIAESAGNISLWFILFVYSIVFSLTIQMYLQAQQKNMVIAWLSVMHLVVHIPLSWIFVYVLDWGTNGAMAALSISSWLLVCGEFIYIFGGWCPDSWKGFSFSAFKDIFPVVKLSISSGLMVCLELWYYAILVLLAGYMKNAEASISAFSICLNVLAWIFMISFGIFGSAVVRVANELGRGDAKATKFSIKVLIGTSVTIAVFFWILCLVFRDKLGYLFTNEEEVAQTVSDLSLLLAFSVLLSGIYPVLSGVAVGAGLQTKAAIINLVCFYVIGLPIGAVLGYIFQLQVKGIWLGMMSGVVAETFALSFMVWRTNWDEEVSITSARLKRWYLESSEDNKTSSVHF
- the LOC105155914 gene encoding protein DETOXIFICATION 24-like, which codes for ISISFLGHISSVDLAGYALVQTISERFVDGIVIGMSSATETLCGQAFGAKQYHMMGIFLQRSWLVNLATLTILLPVFIFGTAIFSVLGEENDIAESAGRVSLWFILFVYSIAFSITIQMYLQAQQKNMVIAWLSVMQFAVHIPLSWLFVYVLDWGTNGAMAALSISSWLLACGEFVYIFGGWCADSWKGFSFAAFKDIFPVVKLSISSGLMVCLELWYYAILVLLAGYMKNAEASISAFSICLNVLGWIFMISVGIMGSATYAVRVANELGRGDAKATKFSIKVLMGTSIVIGLLFWILCLVFGNKLGYLFTNEEEVARTVSDLSHLLAFSMLLNTIYPVLSGSSMLYLVYCPGVAVGAGLQTKAAIINLVCFYIIGLPIGAILGYVFQLQTQGIWIGMVSGVVTETLALSFMIWRANWDEEVLITSVRLKRWYLKSLEGNMT